One Mya arenaria isolate MELC-2E11 chromosome 7, ASM2691426v1 genomic window carries:
- the LOC128241107 gene encoding parapinopsin-like has protein sequence MIFNGTPVHFQIWKEKKMRSAWIQKRSVMRDVKVTLSVAFVILSFIISWTPYAVVSLLTALFKMNLEDISPVIVQLPCLMAKAACIWNPLVYVYHNREFRKAFMKKFRQWNKSPSSEATNVLQNDSYNRPNTFERISSAAKEIGYQIKSLGESVKRNELEANCSERVTIHRPKDAVKPEMIVIKETML, from the exons atgattttcaatGGAACACCTGTACACTTTCAGATCTGGAAAGAGAAGAAGATGAGGTCTGCATGGATACAGAAACGGAGCGTCATGAGGGATGTTAAAGTAACCCTGTCTGTGGCGTTCGTTATAT TGTCCTTTATAATAAGCTGGACTCCCTATGCCGTTGTCAGCCTTTTAACGGCGTTGTTCAAGATGAACTTGGAAGATATATCACCAGTCATTGTCCAGCTGCCATGTCTTATGGCCAAAGCGGCTTGCATATGGAACCCATTAGTTTATGTGTATCACAATCGAGAGTTCAGGAAAGCTTTCATGAAGAAATTCCGACAATGGAACAAGTCCCCCTCTTCTGAGGCCACAAATGTCCTCCAAAATGACAGTTACAACAGACCAAACACTTTCGAACGAATCTCTTCCGCGGCAAAAGAGATCGGGTACCAAATAAAAAGTCTCGGTGAAAGCGTGAAAAGAAATGAATTAGAAGCAAACTGTTCCGAAAGAGTTACAATACACAGACCTAAAGACGCTGTCAAACCAGAAATGATCGTGATAAAAGAGACCATGCTATAA